In one window of Cellulophaga sp. HaHa_2_95 DNA:
- a CDS encoding NAD(P)H-dependent glycerol-3-phosphate dehydrogenase: protein MNRDLKFAVLGGGSWATAIVKMLTENVDTLQWFMRNTDAIEHIETQGHNPNYLSSVEFDTTQLQLTNDINTAVSNADIIIFVVPSAFLEAELSKLTVSLKGKTLFSAIKGIVPETGLIVGEHLHKKYTIPYENIGVITGPCHAEEVALERLSYLTIACGDKHKAEIVAEHLSSDYIKTKISDDIIGTEYAAMLKNIYAIAAGIAHGLGYGDNFQSVLMSNAIREMKRYIKRVHSMKRNINNSAYLGDLLVTGYSVFSRNRMFGNMIGKGYTVKSAMMEMKMVAEGYYATKSAYKLNNDRKKKSKTPILDAVYQVLYNDKNAKKIFKELTDKLD from the coding sequence ATGAATAGAGATTTGAAATTTGCCGTTTTGGGTGGTGGAAGTTGGGCAACTGCAATTGTAAAAATGTTAACAGAAAATGTAGACACCTTACAATGGTTTATGCGTAATACGGATGCGATAGAACATATAGAAACACAAGGACATAATCCTAATTATTTAAGCTCTGTAGAGTTTGATACTACGCAATTACAATTAACTAATGATATTAATACAGCAGTAAGTAATGCGGATATTATCATTTTTGTAGTACCCTCGGCTTTTTTAGAGGCTGAACTGTCTAAACTAACCGTTTCTTTAAAAGGAAAGACTTTGTTTTCTGCAATTAAAGGTATTGTCCCTGAAACTGGACTTATTGTTGGAGAGCATTTACATAAAAAATACACTATTCCTTATGAAAATATTGGAGTAATTACTGGTCCTTGTCACGCAGAGGAAGTTGCTTTAGAGCGCTTATCTTACTTGACCATTGCATGTGGTGACAAACATAAAGCAGAAATTGTAGCAGAACATTTAAGTAGCGATTACATAAAAACAAAGATTTCTGATGATATCATAGGTACAGAATACGCTGCAATGCTAAAAAACATCTATGCAATTGCTGCCGGAATTGCTCATGGCTTAGGATATGGCGATAATTTCCAGAGTGTCCTTATGAGTAATGCTATTCGTGAAATGAAACGTTACATTAAAAGAGTACATAGCATGAAACGTAATATTAATAATTCTGCCTATTTGGGCGATTTATTAGTAACCGGTTATTCTGTTTTTAGTAGAAACAGGATGTTTGGGAATATGATAGGAAAAGGCTACACGGTAAAAAGTGCCATGATGGAAATGAAAATGGTTGCCGAAGGATACTACGCAACAAAAAGTGCCTACAAACTAAACAACGATAGAAAAAAGAAATCTAAAACACCTATCTTAGATGCTGTTTATCAAGTGCTTTACAATGATAAAAATGCCAAGAAAATATTTAAAGAGCTAACTGATAAATTAGATTAA
- a CDS encoding nicotinic acid mononucleotide adenyltransferase: protein MKIKLLFGFVFLGLLASSCYTEVIVADDFIEEPVFNVNQVLASKDLWYIDINATQGNGEVPFLQRAFTVSFVGGTLYANNNLVGIGKSGNGFGIDVGVYDGARGLLEIDHDLDGFYDLEVFVVNNATIELYHRRTDTSYFLRGYQRSNFDYDMVFYENIQYFLQEYDAWEKVFTSQAGAINDFDNEHFLQFLSGDNGDFFRSSIDGPGTSVGNLQWDFEGDYQVYDIANDDSLKALTLSYDFIGDDYFELYVINDGTIELYHPDSGTSYEFKGRGYIQYLKSEDAANAKKRVKVSNPTMKVARQKK, encoded by the coding sequence ATGAAAATAAAATTACTATTCGGATTTGTATTCCTAGGATTATTAGCTTCTTCATGTTATACAGAAGTTATTGTAGCAGATGATTTTATTGAGGAACCAGTTTTTAACGTAAATCAGGTTTTAGCATCAAAAGATTTATGGTACATAGATATTAATGCTACGCAAGGAAATGGCGAAGTGCCATTTTTACAAAGAGCGTTTACAGTTTCTTTTGTTGGTGGTACATTATATGCAAATAATAACTTAGTGGGTATTGGTAAATCTGGAAACGGCTTTGGTATAGATGTAGGCGTCTATGATGGCGCTCGTGGTCTTTTAGAAATAGATCACGACCTAGATGGCTTTTATGATCTAGAAGTTTTTGTAGTGAATAATGCTACCATAGAACTATATCATAGAAGAACAGATACGTCTTATTTCTTAAGAGGATACCAACGCAGCAATTTTGATTATGATATGGTGTTCTACGAGAATATTCAGTATTTCTTACAAGAATATGATGCATGGGAAAAAGTATTTACGAGTCAAGCAGGGGCAATTAACGATTTTGATAATGAGCATTTCTTACAATTTTTATCAGGAGACAATGGTGATTTTTTTAGATCATCTATAGATGGGCCAGGAACTAGTGTTGGTAATTTACAATGGGATTTCGAAGGGGATTATCAAGTATATGATATAGCAAATGATGACTCTTTAAAAGCATTAACCTTAAGCTATGATTTTATAGGTGATGATTATTTTGAATTATATGTGATTAATGATGGTACTATAGAATTGTATCATCCAGATAGCGGGACTTCTTATGAATTTAAAGGACGTGGATATATACAATACTTAAAATCGGAGGATGCTGCCAATGCCAAAAAGAGGGTAAAAGTTTCTAATCCTACAATGAAGGTAGCAAGACAGAAAAAATAG
- a CDS encoding SulP family inorganic anion transporter, whose product MNFIKKLTSNPKNDFFAGVTVSLAMIPEVVAFAFVANIDPLVALSGAFIIGLITAIFGGRPGLISGAAGAVAVIFVNLIKEGHVRGLEFDIPVENMGYYYLLGAVILMGLIQIFAGVLKLGRFVRLIPHSVMMGFVNGLAIVIFMAQVKMFSHKVPNTDPDAVEKYMSVFMHGPELFLMIGLVLFTMAIIHFLPKLTTKIPAALTAILITTFGVILLDLDVTTVGSYIREGGGDGLSGEFPTPNRELWQLLPFNLDTFTFILPYAFLAASVGLIESLMTLNLVDELTDSRGRGNKECVAQGMGNIASGLLGGTGGCGMIGQTVININAKGRGRLSGIVMALTLLSFILFADTYIEQVPIAALIGVMFMMVIETFAWSSFRILKKIPRSDAFVLIAVSAITVFFDLAIAVFIGVIISALAFSWENAKRIRARKSTDENGVKTYEIFGPLFFGSTTGFTEKFDVANDPEEVVIDFKDSRIADMSGIEAINKLSERYKNAGKKLHLKHLSKDCIKLLATADDIVDVNVLEDPKYKVVADGFNYDD is encoded by the coding sequence ATGAATTTTATCAAAAAACTTACTTCCAATCCTAAAAACGATTTTTTCGCAGGAGTTACGGTCTCCCTAGCGATGATTCCTGAGGTAGTTGCTTTTGCTTTTGTGGCAAACATAGACCCCTTAGTTGCCTTGTCTGGTGCATTTATTATTGGATTAATTACGGCCATATTTGGGGGTAGACCAGGATTAATTTCTGGAGCCGCAGGTGCTGTAGCTGTAATTTTTGTAAACTTAATTAAAGAAGGTCATGTAAGAGGTTTAGAATTTGATATTCCGGTGGAAAACATGGGCTACTATTATTTGTTAGGAGCCGTTATTTTAATGGGGTTAATTCAAATATTCGCTGGGGTTTTAAAACTAGGCCGTTTTGTACGCTTAATTCCGCATTCTGTAATGATGGGATTTGTAAACGGTTTAGCTATTGTAATATTCATGGCTCAAGTAAAAATGTTTAGCCATAAAGTGCCTAATACAGATCCTGATGCTGTTGAGAAGTATATGAGTGTATTTATGCATGGCCCTGAATTATTTTTAATGATTGGGTTGGTGTTATTTACGATGGCTATCATTCATTTTTTACCAAAGCTTACCACGAAAATTCCTGCTGCGTTAACCGCTATTTTGATTACTACATTTGGAGTTATTCTTTTAGATTTAGATGTGACTACAGTAGGATCTTATATTAGAGAAGGTGGTGGCGATGGTTTGAGTGGTGAATTTCCAACACCAAATAGAGAATTGTGGCAATTGTTGCCTTTCAATTTAGATACGTTTACGTTTATCTTGCCTTACGCTTTCTTAGCAGCTAGTGTAGGATTAATTGAAAGTTTAATGACCTTAAATTTAGTAGATGAATTAACTGATAGCCGCGGTAGAGGTAACAAAGAATGTGTTGCACAGGGAATGGGTAACATTGCTAGTGGTTTACTAGGAGGTACTGGTGGTTGTGGTATGATTGGCCAAACGGTAATTAATATAAATGCTAAAGGTCGTGGTCGTTTATCAGGTATTGTAATGGCCTTAACCTTACTTTCATTTATTTTATTTGCAGATACCTATATAGAGCAAGTTCCAATAGCTGCATTAATTGGGGTGATGTTCATGATGGTAATAGAAACTTTTGCATGGTCTAGTTTTAGAATCTTGAAGAAAATACCTAGATCAGATGCTTTTGTATTAATAGCAGTATCAGCAATCACTGTATTTTTCGATTTAGCAATAGCGGTATTCATTGGTGTTATTATATCAGCTCTTGCGTTTTCTTGGGAAAATGCTAAGCGAATTAGGGCAAGAAAAAGTACGGATGAAAACGGAGTTAAAACCTATGAAATATTTGGTCCGTTGTTCTTTGGTTCTACCACTGGTTTTACAGAAAAATTTGACGTTGCCAATGACCCTGAAGAGGTTGTTATAGATTTTAAAGACAGTCGTATTGCAGATATGTCTGGGATTGAAGCGATCAATAAACTTTCAGAACGCTATAAGAATGCAGGCAAGAAACTGCACTTAAAACACTTGAGTAAGGATTGTATTAAATTATTAGCTACAGCAGATGATATTGTTGATGTGAATGTTTTAGAAGACCCTAAATATAAAGTTGTTGCAGATGGTTTTAATTATGATGATTAA
- the thiD gene encoding bifunctional hydroxymethylpyrimidine kinase/phosphomethylpyrimidine kinase — MAVKKFKTVLAIAGSDSGAGAGIQADLKTISACGGYGTTAITALTAQNTLGVFDIHPIPAKHLKSQIEAVLDDIGTDAVKIGMLHNAETIHTVVDALTKYQTPNIVVDPVMVATSGDTLLRMDAITALKSNLLPLAKLITPNIPECALLLNTTITETSDLKELAKKLGKFYKTSVLLKAGHLNHNFLIDVLYNNENNTLIELPSKKVITQNTHGTGCTLSAAIATYLAKGNSLEEAVKEGKLYLEQAIIHSTDHTLGKGHGPLHHFYKFW, encoded by the coding sequence ATGGCTGTGAAAAAATTTAAAACCGTATTGGCTATTGCTGGTAGCGACTCTGGAGCTGGAGCCGGCATACAGGCTGACTTAAAAACCATAAGCGCTTGCGGAGGCTATGGAACCACAGCAATTACGGCACTTACCGCGCAAAATACCTTGGGTGTTTTTGACATTCACCCAATTCCCGCAAAACATTTAAAAAGTCAGATTGAAGCTGTTCTAGATGATATTGGAACGGATGCTGTTAAGATTGGCATGTTGCACAATGCAGAAACAATACACACGGTAGTTGATGCTCTAACTAAATACCAAACACCAAATATTGTCGTAGACCCAGTAATGGTAGCCACCTCAGGAGATACACTTTTAAGAATGGATGCTATTACCGCATTAAAAAGCAATCTATTACCTCTTGCTAAACTAATTACCCCCAACATTCCAGAATGTGCATTACTACTCAACACAACCATTACAGAAACTTCTGATTTAAAGGAATTAGCCAAAAAACTAGGGAAGTTTTACAAGACCTCAGTATTATTAAAAGCTGGGCATTTAAATCACAATTTTCTTATAGATGTACTGTATAATAATGAGAACAATACCTTGATTGAACTACCATCTAAGAAAGTAATAACTCAAAATACGCATGGCACTGGGTGCACGCTTTCTGCTGCTATTGCTACTTATTTAGCCAAGGGAAATTCTCTAGAAGAGGCGGTAAAAGAAGGTAAGTTATATTTAGAACAAGCGATTATACACAGTACAGACCATACCCTTGGAAAAGGGCATGGCCCACTACATCATTTTTATAAGTTTTGGTAA
- a CDS encoding YheT family hydrolase gives MPLVASNYNPPILFKNGHLSTIYSGVFRKIDGVVQERERIILSDTDFLDLDWSFAAETSNKVIILIHGLEGSAQRPYITGSAKVFNQNGYDACAINLRSCSGVPNDLFRSYHSGATEDLEAVINHLLKNKSYTEIFIKGFSLGGNLTLKYLGEERVIPNEIKGAVAVSVPCDLHSSLKQLLRPKNAIYAARFKKHLVEKLRSKQKLFPDKISDQDINSIKTLKDFDDIYTSRAHGFTDAIDYYTQSSCLQFLPNINTPTLIINSKNDSFLGPECYPYAEAENNEKLFLETPNFGGHVGFYGVKNTTYTEKRCLNFLNEL, from the coding sequence ATGCCCTTAGTAGCCTCTAACTACAACCCTCCAATCTTATTTAAGAACGGACATTTATCTACCATTTATTCTGGTGTTTTTAGAAAAATAGATGGTGTTGTACAAGAACGAGAACGGATTATTTTATCTGATACAGATTTTCTAGATCTTGACTGGAGCTTTGCTGCAGAAACATCAAATAAAGTTATTATTCTAATTCATGGTTTAGAAGGCAGTGCTCAGCGGCCGTATATCACAGGTAGCGCAAAAGTTTTTAATCAAAATGGTTATGATGCTTGCGCTATTAACTTAAGAAGCTGTAGCGGTGTCCCAAATGATTTATTTAGATCATACCATTCTGGGGCCACAGAAGATTTAGAAGCCGTTATTAATCATCTATTGAAGAATAAATCATATACAGAAATTTTCATCAAGGGCTTTAGTCTCGGTGGAAATTTAACTTTGAAATACCTAGGAGAAGAACGGGTAATTCCTAATGAAATAAAAGGTGCCGTAGCGGTTTCTGTTCCTTGCGATCTTCATAGCTCCTTAAAGCAATTGTTGCGTCCAAAAAATGCCATATATGCGGCTAGATTTAAAAAACATTTGGTAGAAAAATTACGATCAAAACAAAAACTTTTTCCTGATAAAATATCAGACCAAGATATTAACAGCATCAAAACACTCAAAGACTTTGATGATATCTACACCAGTAGAGCGCATGGTTTTACGGATGCAATAGATTACTATACCCAATCTAGCTGCCTACAATTTCTGCCAAATATTAATACACCAACCTTGATTATTAATAGCAAGAACGACTCTTTTTTAGGACCGGAATGCTACCCATACGCCGAAGCAGAAAATAATGAAAAGCTATTTCTTGAAACCCCAAACTTTGGCGGCCACGTAGGCTTTTATGGCGTTAAAAATACCACCTACACAGAGAAAAGATGTTTAAATTTTTTGAATGAACTCTAA
- a CDS encoding CvpA family protein yields MNFLDIVFGLILVWGFYIGFKNGLFVEIASIIALIAGIYGAIHFSYITGTYLAENMDWNEQYMNIASFVITFIIIVVLIHLSAKLLTKIADFAMLGFLNKIAGGIFGALKVSIIIGALLLFFSSMAETTNLINEETKEESKLYEPLKAIGALIFSNILKFEPTES; encoded by the coding sequence ATGAATTTTTTAGATATAGTTTTTGGATTAATCCTTGTTTGGGGATTTTATATAGGGTTTAAAAACGGCTTATTTGTTGAAATAGCATCTATCATAGCGCTTATTGCTGGTATTTACGGCGCAATACATTTCTCCTACATCACTGGAACGTATTTAGCAGAAAATATGGATTGGAATGAACAGTATATGAACATCGCTTCTTTTGTTATAACCTTTATTATAATTGTTGTTTTAATTCATTTATCAGCAAAACTGTTGACCAAGATTGCTGATTTTGCCATGCTTGGATTTTTGAATAAAATAGCCGGTGGAATTTTTGGAGCTCTGAAAGTATCTATTATCATTGGCGCACTACTTCTCTTTTTTAGTTCGATGGCAGAAACCACCAATCTTATCAACGAAGAAACCAAGGAAGAATCTAAACTCTACGAACCTTTAAAAGCAATCGGGGCGCTAATTTTTAGTAATATTCTAAAATTTGAACCGACTGAAAGCTAG
- a CDS encoding cytochrome c — protein MKKIVGVLALAVLLASCGEKKEEKKDGFEMNRTKTEKKAEETNAGVPVDMDNEGIGPFKGISFPEDIDTELAAKGEAKYNGVCTACHMPNQRLIGPALSGVYERRNASWVMNMISNPTQMIKEDPIAKALLKEYNNAIMLDSNLSDEDTRAIAEYLRTL, from the coding sequence ATGAAAAAAATAGTTGGTGTTTTAGCATTAGCAGTCCTATTAGCTAGTTGCGGTGAGAAAAAGGAAGAGAAAAAAGATGGTTTTGAAATGAACCGTACTAAAACAGAAAAGAAAGCTGAAGAAACCAATGCAGGGGTTCCTGTAGATATGGATAATGAAGGTATTGGCCCTTTTAAAGGCATTTCATTCCCTGAAGATATAGATACTGAATTAGCAGCGAAAGGCGAAGCGAAATACAACGGAGTTTGTACGGCTTGCCATATGCCCAATCAACGTTTAATTGGACCTGCCTTATCTGGTGTTTACGAAAGAAGAAATGCTTCTTGGGTAATGAATATGATTAGCAACCCAACACAAATGATCAAAGAAGATCCTATAGCAAAAGCTTTACTTAAAGAATACAACAATGCTATCATGTTAGATAGTAATTTGTCTGACGAAGATACAAGAGCCATTGCCGAGTATCTAAGAACTTTGTAA
- the pbpC gene encoding penicillin-binding protein 1C, with amino-acid sequence MKERLFKILKKHPKKLLVLAVFLIAYYFCLPTVLFNAPTATVVESRQGELLGAKIADDGQWRFPVVDSVPFKFKTCLLNFEDAYFYKHPGFNPVSMSKAIGANVAAGKTVRGGSTLTQQVIRLSRENKSRSYAEKFIELILATRLEFSYSKEEILNLYASHAPFGGNVVGLEVASWRYFGLLPHQLSWAESATLAVLPNAPSLIYPGKNQSKLLLKRNRLLLKLFNQGVLDKTTYNLALLENLPQKPYALPSYASHFVHYVAKTKKGQRIKSSINQELQRNVNAIVRKQYNSLKQNLVYNAAVLVLDVKTRKVLAYVGNTPTDKDHEKDVDMVQANRSTGSVLKPLLYAAMLDGGELLPDMLVPDVPTQIAGYSPENFNESYSGAIEAKKALARSLNIPAVRLLQSYGLEKFRDQLNVFELGGLNKTADHYGLTLILGGAESNLWDLCKTYANLASTVNHYNKSSSEYFKNEFTEPTYFHNSTLDFGAKSQSKTVFDAGSIHLTFEAMKEVNRPEGSESWEFYDSSKEIAWKTGTSFGNKDAWAIGVTTDYVVGVWVGNADGEGRPNTTGVSSAAPILFDVFDVLPNSTWFSKPLDEFVSVVVCAESGYLATEVCPKKTIDIPKKQNYVGACTYHKLVHLDQHRQFRINSSCEDLSNTVTASWFVLPPLMEYYYKRTHPSYKTLPEFRNDCVSVRVPTMEFIYPKDRSRITLAKNFEGKKNELVLKLAHAKPETRVFWYLDSTYLKETKDFHELAILPDEGDHTISVVDELGNEASIVITIQ; translated from the coding sequence TTGAAAGAAAGGTTATTTAAGATTCTAAAAAAGCACCCTAAAAAACTGTTAGTCCTAGCAGTGTTTTTAATTGCCTATTATTTTTGTTTGCCCACAGTATTGTTTAATGCGCCAACCGCTACAGTGGTAGAAAGTAGGCAAGGAGAATTATTAGGGGCAAAAATTGCAGATGATGGTCAATGGCGCTTTCCTGTCGTAGATAGTGTTCCTTTTAAATTTAAAACATGCCTTCTCAATTTTGAAGATGCTTATTTTTATAAGCATCCTGGTTTTAATCCGGTTTCAATGTCTAAGGCTATTGGAGCAAACGTAGCAGCAGGAAAAACAGTTCGAGGCGGAAGTACCCTCACACAACAAGTAATACGTTTGTCTAGAGAGAATAAAAGTCGCTCTTACGCTGAAAAGTTTATAGAACTAATACTAGCAACGCGCTTAGAGTTTAGCTATTCTAAAGAGGAGATTTTAAATCTTTATGCTAGCCATGCTCCCTTTGGAGGAAATGTCGTTGGATTAGAGGTAGCTTCTTGGCGTTATTTTGGACTATTACCACATCAATTATCTTGGGCGGAATCTGCAACCTTAGCAGTATTACCTAATGCACCAAGTTTAATATATCCAGGAAAAAATCAATCTAAATTATTATTGAAGAGAAATAGATTGCTGTTGAAACTCTTCAATCAAGGTGTCTTAGATAAAACTACGTACAACTTAGCACTGTTAGAAAACTTGCCTCAAAAACCTTATGCGCTACCGAGTTATGCATCACATTTTGTGCATTATGTGGCTAAAACCAAAAAAGGACAGCGAATTAAAAGCAGTATCAATCAAGAGCTGCAAAGAAATGTAAATGCCATTGTTCGCAAACAGTATAATTCTCTTAAGCAAAACTTAGTCTATAATGCCGCAGTATTGGTCTTAGATGTAAAAACTAGAAAGGTACTGGCTTATGTGGGTAATACGCCAACAGATAAAGATCATGAGAAAGACGTAGATATGGTGCAAGCCAATAGAAGTACGGGAAGTGTTTTAAAACCCTTGCTCTATGCAGCTATGTTAGATGGTGGAGAGTTATTGCCAGATATGCTGGTGCCAGATGTGCCTACGCAAATTGCGGGGTATTCTCCGGAAAATTTTAATGAATCGTATAGTGGTGCTATCGAAGCAAAAAAAGCATTAGCACGGTCGCTGAATATCCCGGCAGTACGTTTATTGCAGTCTTATGGTTTAGAAAAATTTAGAGATCAACTAAATGTTTTTGAATTAGGTGGCTTGAATAAAACGGCAGATCATTACGGGTTAACCTTAATCTTAGGAGGAGCAGAAAGTAACCTGTGGGATTTGTGTAAAACCTATGCAAACCTTGCTTCTACCGTAAATCATTATAATAAAAGCTCTAGCGAGTATTTTAAAAATGAATTTACAGAGCCCACCTATTTTCATAATAGTACTTTAGATTTTGGCGCTAAATCTCAAAGCAAAACTGTTTTTGATGCAGGTAGTATTCACCTGACTTTTGAAGCAATGAAAGAAGTAAACAGGCCAGAAGGCAGTGAGTCTTGGGAATTTTATGATTCTAGCAAAGAAATAGCGTGGAAAACAGGAACTAGCTTTGGAAATAAAGATGCTTGGGCAATTGGGGTCACAACAGACTATGTGGTAGGTGTTTGGGTAGGAAATGCAGATGGAGAAGGAAGACCAAATACCACAGGGGTATCTAGTGCCGCGCCTATTTTGTTTGATGTTTTTGATGTGTTACCAAATTCTACTTGGTTTTCTAAGCCTTTAGATGAATTTGTTTCTGTAGTAGTGTGTGCTGAAAGCGGATATTTGGCTACAGAGGTTTGCCCTAAAAAAACCATTGATATTCCTAAAAAGCAAAACTATGTAGGTGCTTGCACCTATCATAAATTGGTTCATTTAGATCAGCATAGGCAGTTTAGAATCAATTCTTCCTGCGAAGATTTATCAAACACAGTTACAGCGTCTTGGTTTGTACTTCCTCCTTTAATGGAGTATTATTACAAGCGCACACACCCATCGTATAAAACACTGCCTGAATTTAGAAATGATTGCGTTTCTGTTAGGGTGCCAACTATGGAGTTCATCTATCCTAAAGATAGAAGTCGCATTACTTTAGCCAAAAATTTTGAAGGGAAAAAAAATGAGCTTGTTTTAAAGTTGGCACATGCAAAGCCGGAGACAAGAGTATTTTGGTATTTAGATAGTACGTACCTTAAAGAAACTAAGGATTTTCATGAACTTGCTATTTTGCCAGATGAAGGTGATCATACGATATCAGTAGTAGATGAGCTAGGAAATGAGGCTAGCATCGTGATCACCATTCAATAG
- a CDS encoding thioesterase family protein — translation MYLKDFEIRWSDVDANRHLANSAYLNFMSHTRMAYLMELGFTHQTMAAHEIGPVVFYEHIYYFKEAFLGKPVKVSMEVVGMSEDGKFFEFHHNFYDNKGRNFAHCEMMGAWIDLKTRSLTGLTDDFLTAFNKADKPDNFRVLSKEDTRKFVKVPKDLV, via the coding sequence ATGTATTTAAAAGATTTTGAAATTAGATGGAGTGATGTAGATGCTAATAGGCACCTTGCAAACTCGGCATATTTAAATTTTATGAGTCACACACGTATGGCTTATTTGATGGAATTAGGTTTTACACACCAAACAATGGCAGCGCATGAAATTGGCCCCGTTGTGTTCTATGAGCATATTTATTATTTTAAAGAAGCTTTCTTGGGTAAGCCTGTAAAAGTGTCTATGGAAGTAGTAGGGATGAGTGAAGACGGGAAGTTTTTTGAATTTCACCATAATTTTTACGATAATAAGGGAAGAAATTTTGCGCATTGCGAGATGATGGGAGCTTGGATAGATTTAAAAACAAGAAGCTTAACCGGACTTACTGATGATTTTCTAACGGCTTTTAATAAGGCAGATAAGCCGGATAATTTCAGAGTGCTATCTAAGGAAGATACTCGTAAATTTGTAAAAGTACCTAAAGACTTGGTTTAG
- a CDS encoding nitronate monooxygenase family protein, translating to MDQKPSFIKNLSLPIVAAPMFLISGPQLVIECCKNGVVGTFPALNQRTSEGFEAWLIEIKTSLADFEKETGKKAAPFGVNLIVHPTNPRLEADVKLCVKHKVPLIITSLGAVSQVVDAIHSYGGIVFHDIIKKRHAEKAAEAGVDGLILVSAGAGGHAGTINPMTLVAEIKKFFHKTILLSGCISTGRDVASALQMGADLAYMGTRFINTTESKATDEYRKMIIDAGASDVVYTASISGVHANFLGASLKAAGITEEDLKKDVKIDFGKELDTEAKAWKTIWSAGQGVAMIDDIEPVADLVSKLKTEFKSAIEEQIKVLEVYPK from the coding sequence ATGGATCAAAAGCCGTCGTTCATCAAAAATTTATCGTTACCAATTGTTGCAGCACCAATGTTTTTAATATCTGGACCGCAATTAGTCATCGAATGTTGTAAAAATGGTGTTGTTGGTACTTTTCCTGCATTAAATCAAAGAACTAGTGAAGGATTTGAAGCGTGGCTAATAGAAATAAAGACTTCTTTGGCGGATTTTGAAAAAGAAACAGGTAAAAAAGCTGCTCCGTTTGGTGTAAATCTTATCGTACACCCAACCAATCCAAGATTAGAGGCAGACGTTAAATTATGTGTAAAACACAAAGTTCCATTAATTATAACTTCCTTAGGAGCTGTATCGCAGGTTGTAGATGCTATTCATAGTTATGGCGGAATTGTCTTTCATGATATTATCAAAAAGAGACATGCCGAAAAAGCAGCAGAAGCTGGTGTAGACGGTTTAATCCTTGTGTCTGCTGGGGCAGGTGGCCATGCAGGAACTATTAATCCAATGACTTTAGTTGCGGAAATAAAGAAGTTTTTTCACAAAACCATTTTACTTTCTGGGTGTATTAGTACGGGTAGAGATGTTGCATCAGCCCTACAAATGGGAGCAGATTTAGCCTATATGGGTACCCGTTTTATCAACACTACAGAAAGCAAAGCTACGGATGAATACCGAAAAATGATTATTGATGCTGGTGCCAGTGATGTGGTTTATACCGCATCTATTTCTGGTGTACACGCTAACTTTTTAGGCGCAAGTTTAAAAGCCGCTGGGATTACAGAAGAAGATTTAAAGAAAGATGTGAAAATTGATTTTGGAAAGGAATTAGACACAGAAGCTAAGGCATGGAAAACAATATGGTCTGCGGGACAAGGAGTTGCCATGATTGATGATATTGAACCTGTAGCCGATTTAGTTTCAAAACTTAAAACCGAATTTAAATCTGCTATCGAAGAACAAATTAAAGTTCTAGAAGTATATCCGAAATAA
- a CDS encoding antibiotic biosynthesis monooxygenase: protein MKEPYYAVIFTSTRTAGDHGYGEMAQEMEALAEKEQGFIGVESAREEVGITVSYWTSLAAIATWKKNLDHRFAQKKGQKEWYSWYKVRICLVEREYEFNTLTT, encoded by the coding sequence ATGAAAGAGCCTTACTATGCCGTAATTTTCACATCTACAAGAACAGCTGGTGATCATGGATACGGGGAAATGGCTCAGGAGATGGAAGCCCTTGCGGAAAAAGAACAAGGTTTTATAGGTGTTGAAAGTGCAAGGGAAGAAGTGGGTATTACAGTAAGTTATTGGACAAGTTTAGCAGCTATTGCAACTTGGAAAAAAAATTTAGACCATAGGTTTGCTCAGAAAAAAGGTCAAAAAGAGTGGTATTCTTGGTATAAAGTCCGGATTTGTTTGGTTGAAAGAGAGTATGAATTCAATACCCTCACTACTTGA